The following are encoded in a window of Streptomyces sp. Go-475 genomic DNA:
- a CDS encoding GNAT family N-acetyltransferase, with protein MAPASRADGIDVRPVTEAEFTDWLRAVSTGFLRVPVLSEEEIEGRRERFVAGRYLGAFDGGRCVATFRSFDQELTAVGGARVRADAVSGVTVHPTHRRRGLLSSMMARDLAAAKDRGDVVATLIAAEYPIYGRYGFGPATWTAEWTIDVPRAGLDPRWAGPADGGRIDLVEGEDVRRLGPGLHARLCRRQPGAIDRDELWWKWNTGAVRVDPTWKDPFFAVYRSASGEVEGMAAYDVDDNWGDGKQPLNTATVRWLTGVTPAAERALWQYLCSIDWVVRVKSGSRAPDDLLPLLLPDPRAAAITTLADWLWVRILDVERALEARTYEGEGTLVLEVAGVDGLTGGRYRLQAGAEGASCTPTRQSAELVLGLGELGALWLGDESAVRLAAAGRVREERAGAARKADALLRTSRRPWCPDLF; from the coding sequence ATGGCCCCTGCTTCCCGTGCCGACGGCATCGACGTACGTCCCGTCACCGAAGCCGAGTTCACCGACTGGCTGCGGGCCGTGAGCACCGGCTTCCTGCGGGTGCCCGTGCTGTCCGAGGAGGAGATCGAGGGGCGCCGCGAGCGGTTCGTGGCGGGCCGTTACCTCGGTGCCTTCGACGGCGGCCGGTGTGTGGCGACCTTCCGTTCCTTCGACCAGGAGCTGACGGCCGTGGGCGGGGCGAGGGTCCGGGCCGACGCCGTCTCGGGCGTCACCGTCCACCCCACCCACCGCCGTCGCGGCCTGCTCAGCAGCATGATGGCGCGGGACCTGGCCGCCGCGAAGGACCGCGGGGACGTCGTCGCGACGCTGATCGCCGCCGAGTACCCGATCTACGGCCGCTACGGCTTCGGGCCGGCGACCTGGACGGCCGAGTGGACGATCGACGTGCCCCGCGCCGGCCTCGACCCCCGCTGGGCGGGCCCGGCGGACGGCGGGCGGATCGATCTCGTGGAGGGCGAGGACGTCCGCAGGCTCGGCCCGGGCCTGCACGCGCGGCTGTGCCGCCGGCAGCCCGGCGCCATCGACCGCGACGAGCTGTGGTGGAAGTGGAACACCGGCGCCGTACGGGTCGACCCGACCTGGAAGGACCCCTTCTTCGCCGTGTACCGCTCGGCGTCCGGCGAGGTCGAGGGCATGGCCGCCTACGACGTCGACGACAACTGGGGTGACGGCAAGCAGCCGTTGAACACGGCGACCGTGCGGTGGCTGACCGGCGTCACCCCGGCCGCGGAGCGCGCCCTGTGGCAGTACCTCTGCTCCATCGACTGGGTCGTGCGCGTCAAGAGCGGCTCACGGGCGCCCGACGACCTGCTCCCGCTGCTCCTGCCCGACCCGCGGGCGGCCGCGATCACCACGCTGGCGGACTGGCTGTGGGTGCGGATCCTCGACGTCGAACGGGCCCTGGAGGCGCGGACGTACGAGGGGGAGGGGACGCTGGTGCTGGAGGTCGCCGGGGTGGACGGGCTGACCGGCGGGCGCTACCGGCTCCAGGCCGGTGCCGAGGGGGCGTCCTGTACGCCGACCCGTCAGAGCGCCGAACTCGTGCTCGGCCTGGGCGAGCTGGGGGCGCTGTGGCTCGGGGACGAGTCGGCGGTGCGGCTCGCGGCGGCCGGGCGCGTGCGGGAAGAACGAGCGGGCGCCGCCCGGAAGGCCGACGCCCTGCTGCGTACGTCCAGGCGGCCGTGGTGCCCGGACCTGTTCTGA
- a CDS encoding aerial mycelium formation protein, whose translation MSTPSTGQQPGAVWSTYTGIGAPEYHRPPTQRTDSPRLPSDTPEHHLAALSLPELRALRREAQRDEADLSYVRRLLQGRIDILRAELARRSPEGEAALAAPAEASVVERLAEILRDAPARHRSSARHVTLGTPQGEEYRRLAAEMLGEVELSDLGARTDLELNTGIGRLVRYEQQVSRRRQRLQRTADECSAEIARRYREGEAQVDDLLV comes from the coding sequence ATGAGCACACCAAGCACCGGGCAGCAGCCGGGGGCTGTCTGGTCGACGTACACGGGGATCGGGGCGCCGGAGTACCACCGGCCCCCCACACAGCGCACGGACAGCCCGCGGCTGCCCTCGGACACTCCCGAACACCACCTGGCCGCACTGAGCCTGCCCGAGCTGCGCGCGCTGCGCCGCGAGGCCCAGCGCGACGAGGCCGACCTCAGCTACGTACGGCGGCTGCTGCAGGGGCGGATCGACATCCTCCGCGCGGAGCTGGCGCGGCGCAGCCCGGAGGGGGAGGCCGCCCTCGCCGCGCCCGCCGAGGCGTCCGTCGTCGAGCGGCTCGCGGAGATCCTGCGCGACGCCCCCGCCCGGCACCGCTCCTCCGCCCGGCACGTGACCCTGGGCACGCCCCAGGGCGAGGAGTACCGGCGGCTGGCCGCCGAGATGCTCGGCGAGGTCGAGCTGTCCGACCTGGGCGCGCGCACGGACCTGGAACTGAACACGGGGATCGGGCGGCTCGTGCGCTACGAGCAGCAGGTCTCCCGGCGCCGCCAGCGGCTCCAGCGCACGGCCGACGAGTGCAGCGCGGAGATCGCCCGCCGCTACCGCGAAGGGGAGGCGCAGGTCGACGACCTGCTGGTGTGA
- the dtd gene encoding D-aminoacyl-tRNA deacylase, which yields MRAVVQRVDGASVVVDGETVGAIEGEGLCVLVGVTHEDTKEKAAQLARKLWSIRMLHDEKSCSDVDAPLLVISQFTLYGDARKGRRPTWNAAAPGDVAEPLVDEVVAQLRSLGATVATGRFGAAMRVSLTNDGPFTVLIEI from the coding sequence ATGCGAGCTGTGGTGCAGAGGGTGGACGGCGCGAGCGTCGTCGTGGACGGCGAAACCGTGGGGGCGATCGAGGGCGAGGGGCTGTGCGTCCTCGTCGGCGTGACCCACGAGGACACCAAGGAGAAGGCGGCCCAGCTGGCCCGCAAGCTGTGGTCGATCCGCATGCTGCACGACGAGAAGTCCTGCAGCGACGTCGACGCCCCGCTCCTGGTGATCAGCCAGTTCACCCTCTACGGAGACGCCCGCAAGGGCCGCCGCCCCACCTGGAACGCGGCCGCCCCCGGCGATGTCGCGGAGCCCCTGGTCGACGAGGTGGTCGCCCAGCTGCGCTCGCTGGGCGCGACGGTGGCGACGGGCCGTTTCGGGGCGGCGATGCGTGTATCACTGACGAACGACGGCCCGTTCACCGTGCTGATCGAGATCTGA
- a CDS encoding folate-binding protein YgfZ: MKSPLLTLPGAVPAEGVDEGVAAHYGDLFREQRALADGTGFVDLSHRGVVTVTGEDRLAWLHLLLTQHVSELPPGRATEALILSANGHIEHALYLVDDGATVWAHVEPGTQEALIAYLESMKFFYRVEVADRTADIAVVHLPAGSIAEVPEDAVVRETPHGRDLFLPRADLEAYAAQAGPPAGILAYEALRVEQHRPRLGFETDHRTIPHELGWIGSAVHLQKGCYRGQETVARVQNLGKPPRRLVFLHLDGSEVHLPVAGTELRLAADGPDGRKIGFITTSVRHHELGPVALALVKRNVPVDAPLVAGDTAAAQEVVVEP; encoded by the coding sequence ATGAAGAGCCCCCTGCTGACCCTGCCCGGCGCCGTCCCCGCCGAGGGCGTGGACGAAGGCGTCGCCGCCCACTACGGCGACCTGTTCCGCGAGCAGCGCGCCCTCGCCGACGGCACCGGCTTCGTGGACCTCTCGCACCGCGGGGTCGTCACCGTCACCGGCGAGGACCGGCTGGCCTGGCTGCACCTGCTGCTCACCCAGCACGTCAGCGAGCTTCCCCCGGGCCGGGCCACCGAGGCGCTGATCCTCTCCGCGAACGGCCACATCGAGCACGCGCTGTACCTCGTCGACGACGGCGCGACGGTCTGGGCCCACGTCGAGCCGGGCACCCAGGAGGCGCTGATCGCCTACCTGGAGTCGATGAAGTTCTTCTACCGGGTCGAGGTCGCCGACCGCACCGCCGACATCGCGGTCGTCCACCTCCCGGCCGGCTCCATCGCCGAGGTCCCCGAGGACGCCGTCGTACGGGAGACGCCGCACGGCCGGGACCTGTTCCTGCCGCGCGCCGACCTGGAGGCGTACGCCGCGCAGGCCGGGCCGCCCGCCGGGATCCTCGCCTACGAGGCGCTGCGCGTGGAGCAGCACCGGCCCCGGCTCGGCTTCGAGACCGACCACCGCACCATCCCGCACGAGCTGGGCTGGATCGGCTCGGCGGTGCACCTGCAGAAGGGCTGCTACCGCGGCCAGGAGACGGTCGCCCGGGTGCAGAACCTGGGCAAGCCGCCGCGCCGCCTGGTCTTCCTGCACCTGGACGGCAGCGAGGTGCACCTGCCGGTGGCCGGCACCGAGCTGCGGCTCGCGGCGGACGGCCCCGACGGCCGGAAGATCGGTTTCATCACGACCTCCGTGCGCCACCACGAGCTGGGCCCGGTCGCCCTCGCCCTGGTGAAGCGGAACGTGCCCGTGGACGCGCCCCTGGTGGCCGGGGACACGGCGGCGGCCCAGGAAGTCGTCGTCGAGCCGTAG
- a CDS encoding transcriptional repressor translates to MVSTDWKSDLRQRGYRLTPQRQLVLEAVDTLEHATPDDILVEVRKTASGVNISTVYRTLELLEELGLVSHAHLGHGAPTYHLADRHHHIHLVCRDCEGVIEADVSVAAEFTAKLRAEFGFDTDLKHFAIFGRCQECTLKASTTES, encoded by the coding sequence GTGGTGAGCACCGACTGGAAGAGCGATCTGCGGCAGCGCGGCTACCGGCTGACCCCGCAGCGGCAACTCGTGCTCGAAGCCGTGGACACCCTGGAACACGCGACCCCCGACGACATCCTCGTGGAAGTGAGGAAGACGGCGTCGGGGGTCAACATTTCCACGGTGTACCGGACGCTGGAGCTGCTGGAGGAACTCGGGCTGGTCAGCCACGCGCACCTGGGGCACGGGGCGCCGACGTACCACCTCGCGGACCGGCACCACCACATCCACCTGGTGTGCCGGGACTGCGAGGGCGTCATCGAGGCGGACGTCTCCGTGGCCGCGGAGTTCACGGCCAAGCTGCGCGCCGAGTTCGGGTTCGACACCGACCTGAAGCACTTCGCGATCTTCGGCCGCTGCCAGGAGTGCACGCTCAAGGCTTCAACTACCGAGTCGTAG
- a CDS encoding FABP family protein: protein MIEIPSDLHKDLVPLAFLLGNWAGAGVHDFPGSEKCNFGQEVAFTHDGRDFLEYRSHSWVLDKDGNKVRPLESEHGFWRIDADRKVEVTMTRDDGVIEIWYGELADKKPQIDLVTDAVARTAASRPYSGGKRLYGYVNSDLMWVGEKQTPEVELRPYMSAHLKKAVTPEEVERWAKALPDDLPDDGIAFFK, encoded by the coding sequence ATGATCGAGATCCCGTCCGACCTCCACAAGGACCTCGTCCCGCTCGCCTTCCTGCTCGGCAACTGGGCGGGGGCCGGTGTGCACGACTTCCCCGGCTCCGAGAAGTGCAACTTCGGGCAGGAGGTCGCCTTCACCCACGACGGCCGGGACTTCCTGGAGTACCGGTCCCACTCGTGGGTCCTGGACAAGGACGGCAACAAGGTCCGCCCGCTGGAGTCCGAGCACGGCTTCTGGCGGATCGACGCCGACCGCAAGGTCGAGGTGACGATGACCCGCGACGACGGCGTCATCGAGATCTGGTACGGCGAGCTGGCCGACAAGAAGCCGCAGATCGACCTCGTCACCGACGCGGTGGCCCGCACGGCGGCCTCCCGGCCCTACAGCGGCGGCAAGCGGCTGTACGGCTACGTCAACAGCGACCTGATGTGGGTCGGCGAGAAGCAGACCCCCGAGGTCGAGCTGCGCCCCTACATGTCGGCCCACCTGAAGAAGGCCGTCACCCCGGAGGAGGTCGAGCGCTGGGCCAAGGCCCTGCCCGACGACCTGCCGGACGACGGCATCGCCTTCTTCAAGTAG